One segment of Oscillospiraceae bacterium MB08-C2-2 DNA contains the following:
- a CDS encoding ZIP family metal transporter produces MAGIAGIFTWGVTALGAALVFFFKQLNKRVTHVMLGFAAGVMIAASFWSLLAPAIEMSEGMGRFSFVPALVGFLLGGVFLWGVDKVVPHLHLGLPASKTEGVKTNLSRSALLILSITIHNIPEGLAVGVAFGAIAKGDTGALVSALTLALGIGLQNFPEGAAISIPLRTEGMSRAKSFWYGQLSGFVEPVFAVVGALLVTVITPILPYALAFAAGAMIYVVVEELIPESQVGDNTDLSTLGTMLGFAIMMILDVALG; encoded by the coding sequence ATGGCTGGCATAGCCGGAATATTCACTTGGGGCGTTACGGCTTTGGGTGCGGCGCTGGTTTTCTTTTTTAAACAACTAAATAAACGGGTTACCCACGTTATGCTGGGCTTTGCGGCTGGTGTTATGATTGCCGCAAGCTTTTGGTCTCTTTTGGCTCCGGCCATTGAGATGAGTGAGGGGATGGGGCGCTTTTCCTTTGTGCCGGCGCTGGTCGGCTTTTTGTTGGGCGGCGTGTTTCTGTGGGGCGTGGATAAGGTGGTTCCTCACCTGCATCTGGGTCTTCCTGCCAGCAAGACCGAAGGAGTTAAAACCAATCTGAGCCGCAGTGCTCTTCTTATTCTATCCATTACCATTCATAACATTCCCGAGGGATTGGCCGTGGGTGTTGCCTTTGGCGCCATTGCTAAAGGAGATACAGGTGCGCTGGTTTCAGCATTAACCCTTGCCCTTGGTATTGGGCTGCAAAACTTCCCCGAAGGGGCCGCTATTTCCATTCCCCTGCGAACTGAAGGTATGAGCCGAGCCAAAAGCTTTTGGTATGGCCAGCTTTCCGGTTTTGTCGAGCCGGTTTTTGCAGTGGTAGGGGCTCTTTTGGTGACCGTGATTACCCCGATTCTGCCCTATGCTCTGGCTTTTGCCGCTGGTGCTATGATTTATGTGGTGGTGGAGGAGCTGATTCCCGAATCGCAGGTGGGGGATAACACCGATCTTTCCACACTGGGTACCATGTTAGGCTTTGCCATTATGATGATTTTGGATGTGGCTTTAGGATAA
- a CDS encoding metal-dependent transcriptional regulator, protein MEITLREASENYLETILRLEDENRSVRSIDVATAMEVSRPSVNKAIGVLKKAEMVEQQPYGRIILTEKGRCKAMEVTHRHKLLKGFLINILKVEEPTADNEACRMEHVISDDTLNKLAKFVESLSSAEEK, encoded by the coding sequence ATGGAAATTACGCTTCGGGAGGCCAGCGAAAACTATCTGGAAACCATTCTCCGTTTAGAGGACGAAAACCGCAGTGTCCGCTCTATTGATGTGGCCACTGCCATGGAGGTTTCCCGTCCCAGTGTCAACAAGGCCATCGGCGTACTCAAAAAGGCTGAGATGGTTGAGCAGCAGCCTTATGGCCGCATTATACTTACAGAAAAAGGCCGCTGCAAAGCTATGGAGGTTACCCACCGCCACAAGCTGCTGAAGGGCTTTTTGATCAACATCCTCAAGGTGGAGGAGCCAACCGCGGATAACGAAGCCTGCCGTATGGAGCACGTAATCAGCGACGATACCTTAAACAAGCTTGCCAAATTTGTGGAAAGCCTTTCTTCTGCGGAAGAAAAATAA
- a CDS encoding CCA tRNA nucleotidyltransferase, whose amino-acid sequence MDIREPFALPPDVKMVLDTLEAAGFEAFIVGGCVRDRLLGKSPHDWDICTNAQPGEIIACFGKNRIIPTGITHGTVTLIAPEMPLEITTYRVDGRYLDSRHPEQVNFTGLLQEDLARRDFTVNAMAYSPTRGLIDLFGGREDLAHGILRTVGSPKERFEEDALRILRLFRFEAKLDFTPEPETLAGAIICRDGLSHISWERKAAELSAILLSPYPRKGLERMIETGAMEFVLPEWAPCRGFDQRNHHHSLLLDEHILKTVECSPCSLVERLCMLCHDLGKPQSFTTSQDGEGHFYGHAEIGEEITRTALTRLRYPTALVERVARLVGLHSITLEPNPRQLRRLLSKLGEEGVHQLLEVQKADTMAKAPRYIQPRLKVLAAAQRTLEEIIAAKHCISLSDLKVDGNRLMAALGLPPGPEIGKLLQALLAQVLEDPSMNEEQVLLETAKRLKGDD is encoded by the coding sequence ATGGACATTCGGGAGCCTTTTGCCCTTCCCCCCGATGTAAAAATGGTGCTGGATACCCTGGAAGCGGCAGGCTTTGAGGCCTTTATCGTGGGTGGCTGTGTGCGGGATCGGCTTTTGGGTAAAAGCCCTCACGACTGGGATATCTGCACCAATGCCCAGCCGGGAGAGATCATTGCCTGTTTCGGTAAAAACCGGATTATCCCCACCGGAATCACCCATGGCACCGTAACCCTTATCGCACCCGAAATGCCTCTCGAAATTACCACCTACCGTGTGGATGGCCGCTATCTGGATTCCCGCCACCCTGAGCAGGTGAATTTTACCGGCCTCCTGCAGGAAGACCTTGCCCGGCGGGATTTTACAGTCAACGCCATGGCCTATAGCCCAACTCGGGGCCTGATTGACCTGTTCGGCGGCCGGGAGGACTTGGCTCATGGCATTCTGCGCACAGTGGGCAGTCCAAAGGAACGCTTTGAAGAAGATGCCCTGCGCATTCTGCGTTTGTTCCGCTTTGAGGCAAAGCTGGATTTTACCCCGGAGCCGGAAACGCTGGCAGGAGCCATAATCTGCCGGGATGGGCTTTCTCACATTTCATGGGAGCGCAAGGCGGCGGAGCTTTCCGCTATTTTGCTCTCTCCCTACCCCCGCAAGGGTTTGGAGAGAATGATTGAAACCGGCGCCATGGAGTTTGTTCTACCCGAATGGGCTCCCTGCCGGGGCTTTGACCAGCGCAACCACCACCACAGCCTGCTTTTGGACGAGCATATTCTGAAAACGGTGGAATGCTCCCCTTGCAGTCTGGTGGAACGCCTTTGTATGCTGTGCCACGATTTGGGCAAGCCTCAGTCTTTCACCACTTCACAGGATGGTGAAGGCCATTTCTACGGTCACGCCGAAATTGGTGAAGAAATCACCCGCACAGCGCTCACCCGCCTGCGCTACCCCACCGCTTTGGTGGAACGTGTGGCCCGATTGGTGGGACTGCATTCCATTACGCTGGAGCCCAACCCCCGCCAGCTTCGGCGGCTGCTTTCCAAGCTGGGTGAGGAGGGGGTGCATCAGCTTCTGGAGGTGCAGAAGGCCGATACCATGGCAAAGGCTCCCCGGTATATTCAGCCCCGCCTAAAGGTGCTGGCAGCCGCTCAGCGGACGCTGGAGGAGATTATTGCGGCCAAGCACTGTATTTCCCTCTCTGACCTGAAAGTGGATGGAAACCGCCTTATGGCCGCTCTGGGGCTCCCCCCCGGACCGGAGATCGGCAAGCTCTTGCAGGCCCTGCTGGCACAGGTTCTGGAAGACCCCTCTATGAACGAGGAACAGGTTCTGCTGGAAACCGCCAAAAGGCTCAAGGGCGACGACTAA
- a CDS encoding ACT domain-containing protein → MIIKQISVFVENKLGRLAQITDIIGKAGIDIRALSIADTSDFGILRVIVDRPDDAIKALKEAGMTVSLTDVIAVGIPDQPGAFSKAVQVMSDAEISIEYMYAFISRTDREAFVILRTEDIDGSVRVLEEKGIKLLHAEDVYHM, encoded by the coding sequence GTGATTATCAAACAGATTTCAGTTTTTGTAGAAAATAAGTTGGGCAGGCTGGCTCAGATTACGGATATTATAGGCAAAGCGGGCATCGACATCCGCGCCTTATCCATTGCTGATACCAGCGATTTTGGCATTTTGCGGGTGATTGTGGATCGCCCGGACGATGCCATCAAGGCTTTGAAGGAAGCGGGCATGACCGTTTCTCTCACCGATGTTATTGCGGTGGGCATCCCCGATCAGCCCGGCGCATTTTCAAAGGCTGTTCAGGTTATGTCCGATGCCGAAATCTCCATTGAATATATGTATGCCTTTATCAGCCGCACCGATCGGGAGGCCTTTGTGATTCTGCGCACCGAGGATATCGACGGCAGTGTCCGGGTTCTTGAGGAAAAAGGCATCAAGCTTCTGCATGCAGAAGATGTTTACCATATGTAA
- a CDS encoding phenylacetate--CoA ligase yields the protein MPHYFNEEIECASREKLRELQSWRLRETVARCYTNVPFYRKKLDEMGLSIGDIQSVDDLSKLPFTVKQDFRDTYPFGLFAVPRDQLVRVHASSGTTGKQTVVGYTQRDIDDWAEDAARALVAAGATKSDFVHVAYGYGLFTGGLGLHYGVERLGATAIPCSSGNTKRQIDIIQDFGSNILCCTPSYALFIAETLREKGIDPASLPLRAGIFGAEPWTEEMRKEIEEQLCIKAYDIYGLSEIMGPGVSFECCEQTGMHINEDKFIPEIINPETGEVLPDGEQGELVFTCIAKEALPLLRYRTRDIASLSRQPCSCGRTLIKMSKPCGRTDDMLIIRGVNVFPSQIESVLLELNLATPNYHLVVDRIDNLDTLEVQVELGAEMFSDTVRSLEYIEKKIKSALLSTLGLAATVKLVEPKTISRSEGKAKRVTDNRKL from the coding sequence GTGCCCCATTATTTCAACGAGGAAATTGAGTGCGCCAGCCGTGAAAAGCTGCGGGAGCTGCAATCCTGGCGTTTGCGGGAGACCGTGGCCCGCTGCTATACCAATGTTCCCTTTTACCGGAAAAAGCTGGATGAGATGGGTCTTTCCATCGGGGATATCCAATCGGTGGATGATCTTTCCAAGCTGCCTTTTACCGTCAAGCAGGATTTCCGGGATACCTATCCCTTCGGCCTTTTTGCGGTTCCCCGGGATCAGCTGGTGCGTGTTCACGCTTCCAGCGGCACCACCGGCAAGCAGACCGTGGTCGGCTATACCCAGCGGGATATTGACGATTGGGCAGAGGATGCCGCCCGGGCACTGGTAGCGGCAGGGGCAACCAAAAGCGACTTTGTTCATGTAGCCTATGGCTACGGGCTCTTTACCGGGGGCTTGGGCCTCCACTACGGTGTGGAGCGGCTGGGAGCCACCGCCATTCCCTGTTCTTCCGGCAACACAAAGCGGCAGATTGATATTATACAGGATTTTGGCTCCAACATTCTGTGCTGTACCCCCTCCTATGCGCTGTTTATTGCGGAAACCCTCCGGGAAAAGGGCATTGATCCGGCGTCCCTGCCTCTGCGGGCCGGTATTTTCGGTGCAGAGCCGTGGACAGAGGAAATGCGCAAAGAAATTGAAGAGCAGCTTTGCATCAAGGCCTATGATATTTACGGTCTTTCGGAGATTATGGGGCCGGGTGTCAGCTTTGAATGCTGTGAGCAAACCGGCATGCACATCAACGAAGATAAATTCATCCCCGAAATCATCAACCCTGAAACCGGCGAGGTTTTGCCGGATGGTGAGCAGGGAGAGCTGGTCTTTACCTGCATTGCCAAGGAGGCTCTGCCTCTTCTGCGGTACCGCACCCGGGATATTGCCAGCCTGAGCCGCCAGCCCTGCTCCTGCGGGCGCACGCTGATCAAAATGAGCAAACCCTGCGGACGTACCGATGATATGCTCATTATCCGTGGTGTGAATGTGTTCCCCTCCCAGATTGAAAGTGTGCTGCTGGAACTGAATCTGGCCACACCCAACTATCATTTGGTGGTGGATCGCATCGACAATCTGGATACCCTTGAGGTGCAGGTGGAGCTGGGAGCGGAAATGTTCTCGGATACCGTTCGCTCGCTGGAATACATTGAAAAGAAAATCAAATCGGCACTGCTTTCCACGCTGGGGCTGGCCGCAACGGTCAAGCTGGTGGAGCCAAAAACCATCTCCCGCAGTGAGGGCAAGGCAAAGAGGGTAACCGATAACCGCAAGCTTTGA
- a CDS encoding indolepyruvate oxidoreductase subunit beta — translation MSKDVTSILIVGVGGQGTLLASKLLGEVVCDQGYDVKVSEVHGMSQRGGSVVTYVKYGEKVYSPLIDAGEADVMVAFELLEAVRYLPFLKKGGTIVVNDQKIDPMPVIIGSAQYPQNLLEELTAAGVKLLAMDGLAVAAEAGNAKAVNVVLMGALAKQLPYPKEVWEKALTKVVPPKFLEMNKRAFVLGYEHP, via the coding sequence ATGAGCAAGGATGTAACCAGTATATTGATTGTAGGTGTAGGCGGGCAGGGCACCCTTTTGGCCAGCAAGCTACTGGGTGAGGTGGTTTGCGATCAGGGCTACGATGTAAAGGTCTCGGAGGTTCATGGTATGAGCCAGCGGGGCGGCTCGGTGGTCACCTATGTAAAATACGGGGAAAAGGTTTATTCCCCTTTGATTGATGCAGGCGAAGCCGATGTGATGGTGGCCTTTGAACTGCTGGAGGCGGTGCGGTATCTGCCCTTCCTCAAAAAGGGCGGAACCATTGTGGTCAACGATCAGAAGATTGACCCGATGCCGGTGATCATAGGCAGTGCTCAGTATCCCCAAAACCTGCTGGAGGAGCTCACAGCCGCTGGGGTAAAGCTTCTGGCTATGGATGGCCTTGCCGTTGCGGCCGAGGCAGGCAATGCCAAGGCAGTGAACGTGGTTCTGATGGGTGCTTTGGCCAAACAGCTTCCCTACCCCAAAGAGGTGTGGGAAAAAGCCTTGACCAAGGTGGTGCCGCCAAAGTTCTTGGAGATGAACAAGCGGGCCTTTGTTCTTGGCTATGAGCATCCATAA
- the iorA gene encoding indolepyruvate ferredoxin oxidoreductase subunit alpha: MSELLLGNQAVARGLYEAGVRVVSSYPGTPSTEITEYAVGYKELYSEWAPNEKVALETSIGASLGGARAFSAMKHVGLNVAADPLYTVSYTGVNGGLVIAVADDPGMHSSQNEQDSRNHAKASKVPMLEPADSQECLEYTKLAYALSEEFDTPVLLRLTTRVSHSRSLCNVQERQEKELIPYKKDPQKYVMMPAMARPRHVVVEERTRRLTEYAETSPLNRVEYHSKKIGVITSGISYQYAREALGENASYLKLGMVYPLPVRLIEEFAAQVDTLYVVEELDDFIETHCKKYGIPVIGKELFSFCGELSQSIIREKLLNQKNDFAQLDVPVPGRPPVMCAGCPHRGIFYALKKNKAFVSGDIGCYTLGAGAPLAAIDSCVCMGASIPGAHGYSKAVGKENGKAAVAVIGDSTFMHSGVTGLINVAYNGGNTVTIILDNSITGMTGHQQNPTTGLTLSGDPTSKVDLEALAKAVGIGRVRVVDPYYMSECVEAIKEEMAAEEPSVIISRRPCALLKNVVHKPALSINREACTGCKACFQIGCPAISLYDKKASIDANQCVGCGQCVSLCRFGAIKGEE, from the coding sequence ATGAGTGAGCTGTTATTAGGCAATCAGGCGGTGGCACGGGGCTTGTATGAGGCTGGAGTTCGGGTTGTATCCAGCTATCCCGGCACACCCAGCACAGAAATTACAGAATATGCCGTAGGCTATAAGGAGCTTTACAGCGAATGGGCACCCAACGAAAAGGTTGCGCTGGAAACCTCCATCGGGGCTTCGCTGGGCGGGGCAAGAGCCTTTTCCGCTATGAAGCATGTGGGGCTGAATGTGGCCGCCGATCCCCTTTATACCGTTTCCTATACCGGTGTAAACGGCGGGCTGGTAATCGCCGTGGCCGATGATCCGGGAATGCATTCCTCCCAAAACGAACAGGATAGCCGCAACCACGCCAAGGCTTCCAAGGTTCCCATGCTGGAGCCGGCGGATTCTCAGGAGTGTCTTGAATACACCAAGCTGGCTTATGCGCTTTCCGAGGAGTTTGATACCCCGGTGCTGCTTCGGCTGACCACCCGGGTATCCCATTCCCGTAGCCTCTGCAATGTGCAGGAGCGGCAGGAAAAGGAACTGATTCCCTACAAAAAAGACCCGCAAAAATACGTTATGATGCCGGCTATGGCCCGCCCCCGCCACGTGGTGGTGGAGGAGCGCACCCGCCGCCTCACCGAATATGCCGAAACTTCCCCCCTCAACCGGGTGGAATACCACAGCAAAAAAATCGGTGTGATCACCTCCGGTATTTCCTACCAGTATGCCCGGGAGGCACTGGGGGAAAATGCCAGCTATCTCAAGCTGGGGATGGTGTATCCTCTGCCGGTTCGCTTGATTGAGGAGTTTGCCGCTCAGGTGGATACCCTGTATGTGGTGGAAGAGCTGGATGATTTCATCGAGACCCACTGCAAGAAGTACGGCATTCCGGTAATTGGCAAGGAGCTCTTTTCCTTTTGCGGAGAGCTTTCCCAAAGCATCATCCGGGAAAAACTGTTGAATCAAAAGAATGATTTCGCTCAGTTGGATGTCCCGGTACCCGGCCGCCCGCCGGTTATGTGTGCAGGCTGCCCGCATCGGGGGATTTTCTATGCCCTGAAAAAGAACAAGGCCTTTGTCAGCGGCGATATCGGCTGCTATACACTGGGTGCAGGCGCACCCCTTGCCGCTATAGATTCCTGTGTCTGCATGGGAGCCTCCATTCCCGGCGCTCATGGCTACAGCAAAGCGGTGGGCAAAGAAAACGGCAAGGCGGCTGTGGCGGTTATCGGGGATTCCACCTTTATGCATTCTGGCGTTACCGGGCTGATTAACGTGGCCTATAACGGCGGCAATACTGTCACCATTATTCTGGATAATTCCATCACCGGCATGACCGGCCATCAGCAAAATCCCACCACCGGCCTGACCCTATCGGGAGACCCCACCTCCAAGGTGGATTTGGAGGCGCTGGCCAAGGCAGTGGGCATCGGCCGGGTGCGGGTGGTTGACCCCTATTATATGAGCGAGTGTGTGGAAGCCATCAAGGAGGAAATGGCCGCAGAGGAGCCCTCTGTGATTATTTCCCGGCGGCCTTGCGCTTTGCTGAAAAACGTTGTGCATAAGCCAGCCCTCTCCATTAACCGGGAGGCCTGCACCGGCTGTAAAGCCTGCTTCCAAATCGGCTGCCCGGCCATCAGCCTGTATGATAAAAAGGCTTCCATCGATGCCAATCAATGCGTCGGCTGCGGGCAGTGCGTGTCCCTTTGCCGTTTTGGGGCCATCAAAGGGGAGGAATAA
- a CDS encoding phenylacetate--CoA ligase, whose protein sequence is MFWQKDIETMPRAKLDALQLERLKWVVDYADRNVPFYHKKLAEMKVTADKIKSLSDVQYLPVTTKNDLRDTYPYGLFGKPMKNIVRMHASSGTTGKPIVVGYTRQDLENWADQVARICVAVGITEEDIVQISFGYGLFTGALGLHYGLEKIGAAIVPASSGNTQRQLMLMEDFGATALVSTPSYALYMSELVRERGLRDKLRLRTGLFGSEGCSNEMRSVIAENFGLMCTDNYGLTELNGPGVSGECLCHCGLHFAEDHFLPEIVDSETLAPKAPGEDGELLVTTLTKEGFPMIRYRTKDITRLNYEPCACGRTHVRMDKVKGRSDDMMIIKGVNVFPSQIESVLISVPNIGPHYQLVIRRENHLDNLEVVVEVTNGDLLERYKELEQLRETVRFQLKTVLQLDVKVSLAQPKTLERFEGKAKRIVDLRGKI, encoded by the coding sequence ATGTTTTGGCAAAAAGATATTGAAACGATGCCCCGGGCTAAGCTGGATGCCCTTCAACTGGAACGGCTGAAATGGGTAGTGGATTATGCCGATCGGAATGTACCCTTCTACCACAAAAAGCTGGCTGAAATGAAGGTGACTGCGGATAAGATCAAGAGCCTTTCCGATGTGCAGTATCTGCCGGTGACCACCAAAAATGATCTCCGGGATACCTACCCCTATGGCCTTTTCGGAAAGCCTATGAAGAACATCGTGCGGATGCATGCCTCCAGTGGCACCACCGGCAAGCCCATTGTGGTGGGCTATACCCGGCAGGACTTGGAGAACTGGGCTGATCAGGTGGCCCGTATCTGTGTGGCGGTGGGCATTACAGAGGAGGATATTGTGCAGATTTCCTTCGGTTATGGCCTGTTTACCGGTGCTTTGGGGCTTCATTACGGTTTGGAAAAGATCGGTGCTGCCATTGTTCCGGCTTCCTCAGGCAACACCCAGCGTCAGCTGATGCTGATGGAGGATTTCGGTGCCACTGCCTTGGTTTCCACCCCTTCTTATGCTCTGTATATGAGCGAGCTGGTTCGGGAAAGAGGCCTGCGGGATAAGCTTAGGCTGCGTACCGGGCTTTTTGGCAGCGAGGGCTGTTCCAATGAAATGCGCAGCGTGATAGCCGAAAACTTTGGCCTTATGTGCACCGATAACTATGGCCTGACCGAGCTGAACGGCCCCGGTGTATCAGGTGAGTGCCTGTGCCACTGCGGCCTGCATTTTGCAGAGGATCACTTCCTGCCCGAAATTGTGGATAGCGAAACGCTGGCACCCAAGGCACCCGGCGAGGATGGAGAGCTGCTGGTCACCACTCTGACCAAGGAAGGCTTCCCCATGATCCGCTACCGCACCAAGGATATCACCCGCCTCAATTACGAGCCCTGCGCTTGTGGGCGTACTCATGTGCGTATGGATAAGGTCAAGGGCCGCAGCGATGATATGATGATTATTAAGGGGGTCAATGTGTTCCCCTCCCAGATTGAAAGCGTGCTGATTTCTGTGCCCAATATCGGGCCGCACTATCAGCTGGTTATCCGCCGTGAAAACCATCTGGATAATCTGGAGGTTGTGGTGGAGGTTACCAACGGAGACCTGCTGGAACGCTACAAGGAGCTGGAGCAGCTTCGTGAAACCGTCCGGTTCCAGCTGAAAACGGTTTTGCAGCTGGATGTAAAGGTTTCACTGGCACAGCCCAAAACACTGGAACGGTTTGAGGGCAAGGCCAAACGGATTGTGGATTTAAGGGGTAAAATCTGA
- a CDS encoding GNAT family N-acetyltransferase — MPMEFKYESNRIFLPGPDGESIAYVTFPHVKEGVVDLDHTFVDPSLRGQGVADLLMQAAVKHIQSQGLRIRPTCPYARKWFAAHARYAQLLEG; from the coding sequence ATGCCTATGGAGTTTAAATATGAAAGCAACCGAATTTTTTTGCCTGGCCCCGATGGTGAGTCGATTGCCTATGTGACCTTCCCCCATGTAAAGGAAGGTGTGGTGGACTTGGACCATACCTTTGTAGACCCTTCTCTGCGAGGGCAGGGTGTGGCGGATCTTCTGATGCAGGCTGCTGTCAAACACATTCAGTCTCAGGGCCTGCGGATACGCCCCACTTGCCCCTATGCAAGAAAGTGGTTCGCAGCCCATGCCAGATACGCCCAGCTGCTGGAAGGGTAA
- a CDS encoding sodium:alanine symporter family protein, with amino-acid sequence MDLLIAVKDLMWDYVLIFALCGIGIYFTIRLKFVQVRKFKESFKETFGSVTFFGKKADKEGMTSFQSLATAVAAQIGTGNLAGVATAMVLGGPGSVFWMWVSAFLGMATIYAETILAQKFKTTTADGEVVGGPAYYIRAAFHDSKFGKILANIFAILLILALGFMGNMVQANSAAAAVQVAFNIPPLVTGTMIGLLALLVFLGGVQRIVSVAEKIVPLMALFFVGASVIVIGVNYKMIIPSFQQIFVGAFAPNAIMGGALGVTIKQAVRYGIARGLFTHEAGMGSTPHAHAVAKVDHPGRQGLVAMMGVFIDTIVLLPFTVLVILTTGVLTGDHNITGIELTQNAYSAVFGHGGAVIIAICTLFFAFATIVGWYYFGLANVKYLFKSKGAVRVYSILVSVLVALGCGLDVPLVWDFADLFNGFMVLPNLVALLVLSGLVVKLMNEYESGQIPAAKKKK; translated from the coding sequence ATCGATTTGTTAATTGCAGTAAAAGATTTAATGTGGGATTATGTTTTAATTTTTGCTCTATGCGGAATAGGTATTTACTTTACCATCCGTCTGAAGTTTGTTCAGGTGCGTAAATTTAAAGAAAGCTTTAAAGAGACCTTCGGGTCGGTTACTTTTTTCGGGAAAAAAGCGGATAAAGAGGGAATGACCTCTTTTCAGTCTTTGGCTACAGCGGTAGCAGCCCAAATCGGTACCGGTAACTTGGCTGGTGTTGCAACGGCCATGGTGCTGGGCGGGCCGGGTTCTGTTTTCTGGATGTGGGTCAGTGCATTTTTAGGTATGGCCACTATCTACGCTGAGACTATACTTGCCCAAAAATTCAAGACTACAACTGCCGATGGTGAGGTTGTAGGGGGGCCGGCCTATTACATAAGAGCTGCCTTTCACGACAGTAAGTTTGGGAAGATTCTTGCCAATATATTTGCTATATTGTTGATTTTGGCCCTTGGTTTTATGGGAAATATGGTACAAGCTAACTCAGCGGCTGCGGCTGTGCAGGTTGCTTTTAATATTCCTCCGCTGGTAACAGGGACTATGATTGGTCTTTTGGCGCTTTTGGTCTTCTTAGGCGGCGTACAGCGCATTGTATCGGTTGCGGAAAAGATTGTTCCTCTAATGGCACTGTTTTTTGTAGGTGCTTCGGTTATTGTTATTGGTGTTAACTACAAGATGATCATTCCTTCTTTTCAGCAGATCTTTGTGGGTGCTTTTGCTCCCAACGCTATTATGGGCGGTGCGCTGGGTGTGACCATTAAGCAGGCTGTTCGGTATGGTATTGCACGTGGTCTGTTCACTCATGAGGCCGGTATGGGCTCAACCCCCCATGCTCATGCTGTGGCCAAGGTGGATCACCCCGGTCGTCAGGGCCTTGTTGCCATGATGGGTGTATTTATTGATACTATCGTGCTGCTGCCTTTCACTGTGTTGGTTATTCTCACTACCGGCGTCTTGACCGGTGACCACAATATTACAGGTATTGAGTTGACTCAAAATGCCTACTCTGCTGTATTTGGTCATGGCGGTGCTGTGATTATTGCGATCTGCACCCTTTTCTTTGCCTTTGCAACCATTGTGGGCTGGTATTATTTTGGTCTTGCCAATGTAAAGTACCTTTTTAAGAGCAAGGGCGCCGTTCGGGTCTACTCCATCTTGGTATCCGTTTTGGTTGCGCTGGGCTGCGGCCTTGATGTTCCCTTGGTTTGGGATTTCGCCGATCTTTTTAATGGCTTTATGGTTTTGCCTAACCTTGTGGCTTTGCTTGTCTTGAGCGGCCTTGTGGTTAAGCTGATGAATGAATATGAAAGCGGCCAGATACCTGCTGCAAAGAAGAAAAAATAG